The following nucleotide sequence is from Aspergillus luchuensis IFO 4308 DNA, chromosome 1, nearly complete sequence.
AGGTTTtcacatccattcatccGGCTCCATGACgatcagaagaagcaagctaACCGATAAGGAATCTCACTAGGAGACCCGCTGTACGGTTTGCCAACAGTTATTGGTGCACCTGACATGCCCATACTCAGGACCTGATATACGCCGTACTCTTCATCCTATGTCTACAACGGTGAATATAGGATTCAGCTAGTAGCTCGGGCAAGAGCTCTTTCAGCCAATACAATCCTGCTGTTTCAGCTTAGTTCTTACTACGTGGTCCGAGCAACTCATCATGTCCTTGCTCATGCCTATGATGTTACCGGTGTGAACGCACTGGGGGGCTAGAAACTCACAGCCACTTCATACCCACTTACGACTGCTTCAACACATACTGAAGCAAATAGGCAGCAGCGGGAAATAGTTATAAAAGGGGGCATTGGTCTATTGCATCTCAGGTCTCCAGTCCGACATCTTCATCCCAACACAGCTTCAGTTTGCCTTCATAACTGATATCATTCGCACCATGGCATCCTACCCAGAGAATGTTGGCATCAAGGCCATGGAGATCTATGTCCCAGCCCAGGTACTTCAACTCTTTATCGTCTAAGAGCCTGTCTGATTACCTGAATTAAACAGTGTCTGGATCAGACCCTCTTCGAGCAATACCAAGGTGTCTCCGCCGGCAAGTACACCATCGGACTAGGCCTCCAGTGCATGAATTACTGCACCGACAGAGAAGGTATACTCCATATATACACTATCCTGTATTATAAGTACTAAGAGGCCTAATTAATCAACTGTTCAGATGTCTGCTCTCTAGCCTTAACAGCCGTGTCCTCCCTCCTGAAGAAATACAGCATTGATCCCAACTCCATCGGACGTCTCGAAGTAGGCACAGAATCCCTAATCGACAAGGCCAAGTCCATCAAGTCCGTCCTTACAACCCTGTTCGAGCCCTCCGGCAACACGAGCATTGAAGGTATTGACACTATTCACGCCTGCTACGGCGGAACCAACGCCCTCTTCAATGCCATCAACTGGGTCGAGTCACGGTCCTGGGACGGCCGGGACGCCATCGTCGTGGCATCTGATATTGCCCTCTATAAGGAGTCTTCCTCCCGTCCTACAGGTGGCGCAGGCTGCGTTGCCATGCTCGTGGGTCCCAACGCACTGCTCTCCCTGGATCATAGCGTCAGAGGTGTCTACATGACGCACACATACGACTTCTACAAACCAGACCTCAAAGCCGAGTTTCCTCTCGTTAATGGCCATGAATCGATCACTTGCTACATACGTGCCGTGGATGGATGTCACAAGGACCTCCTCCGTCGCCGAAGCATGAACAATAAGAGTCTGGAAAATGTCCTCGACCTCTTCGACTACATGGCCTTCCATACCCCAAACTGCAAGCTAGTGAGCAAGTCCTATGGTCGACTCAAATACAACGATCTTCTACATCAATCGAGCTCGAAACCAGACACAGACCTGACCGACATCCCGCCTGAGCTCCGCACCCTGACCTACGAAGAATCCCTCAAAGACAAGAGCCTAGAGAAAGCGCTCGTAGCTCTAACAAAGAACCAGTTCAAAGAGCGCGTTGAACCATGCATCACTGCCCCATCCTTGTGTGGAAACATGTACACAGGCAGTCTTTATTGCTCACTTATCAGCCTGATCAGTAATATCAATCTTGCTTCTGCACAGGGGAAGACTATTGGCATGTTCAGTGTAAGTCAGCCTTTTCCCCAGATTCAACTACTATATAGCATCATTCGGTTCTAACGAATGTTATGAATAAAGTACGGAAGCGGTCTAGCCAGCACCCTCTTCGCCTTGAAAGTAACAGGCGATTTAGCCCCCATGGTTGAGAAAATCGATCTCATGAATCGTCTAAAGCAGAGACATGTCGCTACCCCGGAGGAATATGAAGAGGTAAGTTAACAGACTCATACAACGTTTCCATTAGTTGCCCTATACTAATACCTTGTATAACCAGGCCTGCGCACTTCGACTAAAAGCCTACGGAAGCAACAACTACACCCCATCTGGCGACATAGCTTCCCTTGCACCGGGAACATACTACTTAGAAAGGATCGATGAGACGTATCGGCGGACTTATGCTATTAAATCTTGATCCCGAGATCTCCGGGCTTACTAGTGAGGTAGTGTTGATGCGTTGCTCAATTTGAAATTCTTATGTCCTCTCTCATTTTATATGACCTCTTCAGGTAAGGACTACTTCGATCAATGGAAAATAAATTGCTTCTACTTAATCAAAATACTGCATGATACAAATACTATACTTACTACACGTACTAAATAATGTAACCACACGGTAGTCGAATTCCTTGGGTGTCGGAGATACTAAGCAGTAAAGCTGACAGCACTAGTCAATATAAATGACGACATTTGATAAGTATCTTGCGGCAGATGAGTTCCTGAGtctcttcctcattctcTTCGAACATAATTGCCTTAAAGTCCTAACAGAAGCCAGTCTAGTTGAGACCCTAGCAAGGCCACACAACCTTGAGGAAGGAACCCCCGCAAGAATTACATCTTCTCTAATGTTTGGTCAATATCACGGCTTACCACATGCGTCATTGCTATATACCTTCACCTTAGGATAAAGCTTACTCTATACATACTAGTTGAAGTATTAGCTGCATAGACCCCCTCAACCTGCGGCGATGAATCAGGCTATCAGGATCAGCTATTAGCACCCCGCCGCACATCTCATCGGCTGAATGGGGCGCTCACGTTAGTACTGAGCCAGATATAGTACTATCTACCTCCCGTCGCATAGGAGTAGGCGTAGTTTTCAAAGGAAGCTATTGAAGATAGTACATCAAATAAGACGGTAGTTTATCTGGTATAGATGCGGCCAATACAGAGAGCCGCGCGAAATTATTCCCAGACAAGCCATACGACCAGacaggtcatcatcatcatcaacagctcAAAAACATCCAAGCGCCATCACTATCAGTAACCATACAGTATCATCACTATGGAGTTTCCTCCTGATGCTAATCAATACCAGAGCTGCTGGGCGCATTGGATGAGAGCCTAAGGCTTCATTCAAGGCCTGGTCCGAAACGCACTGACGACACGACACCATGGGTTACTAATACTAAAACTAAGCCTACGACAAGAGTCAAATCAGTTGACTGATATCTTTGATCCAGTGAGTAAGGTAGCtagctactagctagctagctattcTACACCGGCGCAGAGcaagcgagcgagcgagccATGTTCTTCTACTACATGGTCGCAGTAACATCGTATCAAAAGCAACAAGACGGACGTCCGGCTTTCTATCTCTCTTGTGTCTAATGCTGTACTTATGCAGGGATAACATGACCTATAATGAATGATGATACTGCCATTCTTCAGCCCCGGAAACGAACTCTGACTCCTGGCTCTATGTCTTCGCTTATATAACTGTTATTGATTTTCCTGAACATCTAGTGTATATCGATGTAGTAGATACATTCTATCCGGGGacatattttcttctatacTACTGAGTGGTTcctctcttcaccaccccctATAAATGAAACAATACAGCTTACAAGCTGTCCAAGAGTCCATTAATAACACAAATAAACATAGAAGAAATCAACATATATCTATATTGAAAACCAATTGGGGTCAGTCATCTCAGCTCTCTTCTTATCGCTGTAGAGCAATCTATCCAATTTtgattctgcttcttttctctcgcAATCAACATCCTGAAAGCAAGAAAGttacaaagaaagaaaatctcGCTGTTTGCATTTTGCACAAGAGAAGCATCCAAAGTggtagaataataaaagagatCAAGAAATTTACATTTTTCCATTCCTCCGGCGTAAAAGTCACAAATGTGGTAATGTAGGACATAGCAATAGGAGAAGATAAGTAtaagaaaacaaaatattCGAGGCTATAAGTCACATATATCTATCGTGGGAGCACGTGGACAGGCGTATGATGAAACATGGCATAGGATAAAGTCAGGTAAGGGGTGGGTgaataagtagtagtagtaagtggtaatagtagtaggtgTTTCGACATTAGACAGGCTTTGTAGACGGGGTATGTGCAGTGAGCAGTGGGTAAAGTCATGTGCGTAATGGTGAGCGATATAAGATAGTAAGTGGTCAGGGGGCTAGCCCATGCGCTTGCTCTCGTTTATTTGGTGGTACGTTCGTCGTGTCGGGGAAAGGTCGCGAGTAGGACTAATTATAGGATCACGCAGGGTCCCTTACGCCGGGTCTGGCGCTTTTTGTCCTTTCGACGGTCCTGCCGATTGCCACCTTCCCGTTTGCGATCCGAGTCGGAGCCCTTGGAGTTTCCTTGCAAGTCCTTTCGGATGATCTGTCGGCAGAGGTCAATGAAGACTTCGTTGACGTTGGCTCGTCGACGGGCCGACGTTTCGTAGTAAGGAGCGTTTCCCCAGGTTTGGGAGAGGGCGAAGGCGCGCGCGCGTGGAACGGCGCGGTCCTCTTCCAGGTCGGATTTGTTGCCCACAATGACGATGGGAActttctcatcctccttgaTGCGGATTATTTGTTCGCGGAGCTCGGACAACTCGTTCAGCGAGGACATGCTCGTAATCGAGAATACGAGCAGAAACCCTTGGCCTTGTTTCATGTACAACTCTCTGGAATGCGATCCAACGTCAGCAGGGGGCCCGAAATGGCAACGGTTGGTAACGTCCCGTATAAGTGggcgggggggagggggtccAGGGTGGGCGCATTGTTTACCTCATGGCCGCTAAGAAGATGTTAGTATTAGAGAAATTGAATGCGACCGTGTCCACGGAGACTTACTGAACTGTTCTGTTCCTGCAGTGTCCAGTCTGGATACAACAGTCAGCTATCTCCACTACCCGTAGTGATGTAATTGCGCTATGGAATAAATGCGCTGCGCACAACACATACATTTCCAAAATACATTGCCGGCCCTAGAAATGTCAGTGACCATCTCCAGACAAGGACGAAGCCAAACTCACATCCACGTCGATCTGCTTCCGGTATGAATCCTCGATTGTCGGGTCATAACTCTCAATCCAGACATTTTGCACGAATTGAGCTACCCAGCATCAGCGACCATGACAGAGAACCCGACAAGTATATGCGACCAGGAGCATACCAGTAAGACAGCTCTTTCCCACACCTCCTATTGCGCCGACAACGACCGATGGTCAGCGGTGATCCTTTCTCATAGTCTGTCACAGAAGTATGTACCCACCAGCACCTAAAACGACGATATGGTATTCCCGTCTATGATAAATCCAGTATGTTAGCGACTGCGGCGACCTCCGATCGGTTGTTTGTAGTGGAATAGAAAGTTCGGGGCGGAGCTTACTGGGGCCGCATTGGAACGGTAGCCGCGGATTCGGCGATTGAAAGAGTATGATTCGATGCGAAAATGAAAGAGTCGACTCCGATAGGCTTCCGGTAACTTCTAAGCCAACAATTATATTGTCTGATCGTGGGGCGGAATCAGTGGTCGAAGCTGGAACGTAGACTAAACCCGATCCGAATGCTGCGACAGATGAAGGGTTGAGTCTCGGTGAGGGTATCGAGTGGACGGTGGATTCAGGTTCAATGCGCGCCGATAATTTGAATTGAATTAAGCAGATTGGGGAatggggggaggtgggaggagggaaggaggtggaCTGGACTCCCTTTGAGGGGGGTgggcggggaggaagtgCTGGGAGAGCAAGGGCAGCAACACGCGATCCGTTACATCGGTCTCAATGCCAATCAATTCCCGACCAATTCCCCGGGAGCTGGCAGGATGGAAGCGCCAGAAGAAGGGACGGTCTGAAGCAAGGCCGCGggagtggaggtggagagcagaggagaggagggaaggtaGGGAAGGATAGCTGCTGTTGAACAGATCGGTCGGTGACTTTcgggggagaggaaagacACTAGTAGTTTActaaaggaagagagagaggatgagtgagtgagttgaGTGAGAACCAGACAAGCAaagcagagcagagcagtagcagtagcagagGAGCAGTAGGCAGAGGCTAAGTCAGCGAACACGGACTGGTTCGGTTTGTGGGGAGGACAGGAAAAGGATCGGTAAGTTCCATTGAAGAAGAGCGCAACAGAGAAGAACGTCGAATTTGGCTTACCGACAAGCACAACAAGATGACGATATGATGCAATAACGGCCTAACGGAGAGACGATCGAATCAATTGCTGTTTCtgaaatattttcttttctcggtTTCGTCTTTTTCCTAATCCCTGAAGACCCCCGTTGAAGAACTGCACGAgagggaaaagcaaaaaaaaaagtcaaaaaaaagtaaaggcACGGCAGGGACTCTCTTCCCAAATTGCGGCGGTGAGCCTCGAATCGAACGGCGATTTGTTGTGCGGCCGACTCTGGATTAAACCTTAAGCCCCTAGTACAGTCGAGGTTAGTTAGCAGCTTGATGGCTTGGGTCCCGATGATCCAGAACGAAAAGAAacaagtagatagtagagCAAGAGCAAGGTGCTGTGGTGTTATAAGCTAAAGAGGGAAGTAGTTGACCCCCATCCTGACGGGCATCACTTTCGAGGGCAGagaatgagaaagagaaagagggagatagaagggagggagggggcagaaagagaaacaacaacaccatcattcGATTTCTCGAGTCTGAGATCAGATCGTAtcagcct
It contains:
- a CDS encoding uncharacterized protein (COG:I;~EggNog:ENOG410PK30;~InterPro:IPR013746,IPR016039,IPR013528,IPR010122;~PFAM:PF01154,PF08540;~go_function: GO:0004421 - hydroxymethylglutaryl-CoA synthase activity [Evidence IEA];~go_function: GO:0016746 - transferase activity, transferring acyl groups [Evidence IEA];~go_process: GO:0006084 - acetyl-CoA metabolic process [Evidence IEA];~go_process: GO:0008299 - isoprenoid biosynthetic process [Evidence IEA];~go_process: GO:0010142 - farnesyl diphosphate biosynthetic process, mevalonate pathway [Evidence IEA]) — protein: MASYPENVGIKAMEIYVPAQCLDQTLFEQYQGVSAGKYTIGLGLQCMNYCTDREDVCSLALTAVSSLLKKYSIDPNSIGRLEVGTESLIDKAKSIKSVLTTLFEPSGNTSIEGIDTIHACYGGTNALFNAINWVESRSWDGRDAIVVASDIALYKESSSRPTGGAGCVAMLVGPNALLSLDHSVRGVYMTHTYDFYKPDLKAEFPLVNGHESITCYIRAVDGCHKDLLRRRSMNNKSLENVLDLFDYMAFHTPNCKLVSKSYGRLKYNDLLHQSSSKPDTDLTDIPPELRTLTYEESLKDKSLEKALVALTKNQFKERVEPCITAPSLCGNMYTGSLYCSLISLISNINLASAQGKTIGMFSYGSGLASTLFALKVTGDLAPMVEKIDLMNRLKQRHVATPEEYEEACALRLKAYGSNNYTPSGDIASLAPGTYYLERIDETYRRTYAIKS
- the RSR1_1 gene encoding Ras-related protein Rsr1 (COG:S;~EggNog:ENOG410PFUD;~InterPro:IPR001806,IPR027417,IPR020849;~go_component: GO:0016020 - membrane [Evidence IEA];~go_function: GO:0003924 - GTPase activity [Evidence IEA];~go_function: GO:0005525 - GTP binding [Evidence IEA];~go_process: GO:0007165 - signal transduction [Evidence IEA]); translation: MSSLNELSELREQIIRIKEDEKVPIVIVGNKSDLEEDRAVPRARAFALSQTWGNAPYYETSARRRANVNEVFIDLCRQIIRKDLQGNSKGSDSDRKREGGNRQDRRKDKKRQTRRKGPCVIL
- the RSR1_2 gene encoding Ras-related protein Rsr1 (COG:S;~EggNog:ENOG410PFUD;~InterPro:IPR001806,IPR027417,IPR005225,IPR020849;~PFAM:PF08477;~go_component: GO:0016020 - membrane [Evidence IEA];~go_function: GO:0003924 - GTPase activity [Evidence IEA];~go_function: GO:0005525 - GTP binding [Evidence IEA];~go_process: GO:0007165 - signal transduction [Evidence IEA]) — protein: MRPQREYHIVVLGAGGVGKSCLTAQFVQNVWIESYDPTIEDSYRKQIDVDGRQCILEILDTAGTEQFTAMR